A region from the Streptosporangium sp. NBC_01756 genome encodes:
- a CDS encoding response regulator transcription factor: protein MKNAAQKKTVLLAESRTLLRIGLREIVHEAGDMAVAGETTDSTDTIRSIRELAPEVVVMGPLTDCADSVEATRKIAAEVSSGLPRFLALVDVWDARSFDVTESEVGGLLFTNASAEELRAAIRMLSAGYSFLAPETYQRAVRAATAGPRTPPVTDMTSRELEVLRLLARGYTNAEISRDLSLSESTVKSHVQNVLHKKHLRNRAGAVIYAYETGLTKVGENLAHLSRRAYPGGERNRVANS, encoded by the coding sequence ATGAAGAATGCCGCACAAAAGAAAACGGTTCTGCTGGCCGAGAGCCGCACACTCCTCAGGATCGGTCTGAGGGAGATTGTCCACGAGGCCGGTGACATGGCGGTGGCCGGCGAGACGACCGACTCGACCGACACCATCCGCAGCATCCGCGAACTGGCCCCCGAGGTCGTCGTGATGGGCCCGCTCACCGACTGCGCCGACTCCGTCGAGGCCACTAGGAAGATCGCCGCGGAGGTCTCCTCGGGGCTTCCCCGCTTCCTCGCGCTCGTCGACGTCTGGGACGCCCGGTCCTTCGACGTGACCGAGTCCGAGGTCGGCGGCCTGCTGTTCACGAACGCGTCGGCGGAGGAGCTGCGCGCCGCGATCCGGATGCTGTCGGCCGGATACTCCTTCCTTGCCCCCGAGACGTACCAGCGGGCGGTGCGGGCCGCGACGGCCGGCCCCAGGACGCCGCCGGTGACCGACATGACCAGCAGGGAGCTCGAGGTGCTGCGCCTGCTGGCCCGCGGCTACACCAACGCCGAGATCTCCAGGGACCTCTCGCTCAGCGAGAGCACCGTCAAGTCACACGTCCAGAACGTGCTGCACAAGAAACACCTGCGCAACCGGGCGGGCGCGGTCATCTACGCCTACGAGACGGGTCTGACGAAGGTGGGCGAGAACCTCGCCCACCTGTCCCGCAGGGCCTACCCGGGCGGGGAGCGCAACAGGGTGGCCAACTCGTAG
- a CDS encoding DMT family transporter, translating into MTSTRDTADRRRGMIGAATAMFCVGTLTGVSPALHAYPVYGGQAVRYAVGAVLLFAVAGARRLPPVRLTRREVLLVVLLALVGLAAFNVFIVESTRYADPATVGTIVATVPVILAVVTPLSEGRRPTPHVVAAAVVVAAGATVTIGLGGTTLVGVLLALGALGGEVGFSLLAIPLLPKLGAVRVAAYSATAAVPLLLIAGFVVDGPELLRAPTLSEAAALGYLAVVVTAFAFFCWYDALPRLGAERAGLFSGFLPLGTIVAAVVLGTGHPGWPEFLGAALVVGGLLLGLRPAPAPLPAGHAAVEQSE; encoded by the coding sequence GTGACGTCCACACGAGACACGGCCGACCGGCGGCGCGGCATGATCGGCGCCGCGACCGCGATGTTCTGCGTCGGCACGTTGACGGGAGTCTCTCCCGCACTCCACGCCTACCCCGTGTACGGCGGGCAGGCGGTGCGCTACGCCGTCGGCGCGGTCCTGCTGTTCGCCGTCGCCGGGGCCAGACGGCTGCCGCCGGTCAGGCTGACCCGCCGTGAGGTCCTGCTCGTGGTGCTGCTCGCCCTGGTCGGGCTGGCGGCGTTCAACGTGTTCATCGTCGAGTCGACCCGTTACGCCGACCCGGCGACGGTCGGCACGATCGTGGCCACGGTCCCCGTCATCCTCGCGGTCGTCACGCCGTTGTCGGAGGGCAGGAGGCCGACCCCGCATGTCGTGGCCGCCGCGGTCGTGGTCGCGGCCGGCGCGACCGTCACGATCGGGCTGGGCGGCACGACGCTCGTCGGCGTGCTGCTCGCCCTCGGCGCCCTCGGTGGCGAGGTCGGGTTCTCCCTGCTGGCGATCCCGCTGCTGCCCAAACTCGGCGCGGTGCGGGTCGCCGCCTACTCGGCCACCGCGGCGGTGCCGCTGCTGCTGATCGCCGGGTTCGTCGTCGACGGGCCGGAGCTGCTGCGGGCCCCCACGCTCTCCGAGGCCGCCGCGCTGGGCTACCTCGCCGTCGTGGTGACCGCGTTCGCGTTCTTCTGCTGGTACGACGCGCTGCCCCGCCTCGGTGCCGAGCGCGCCGGCCTGTTCTCCGGCTTCCTGCCGCTCGGCACCATCGTCGCCGCGGTCGTGCTGGGGACCGGTCACCCCGGCTGGCCCGAGTTCCTCGGGGCGGCTCTGGTCGTCGGGGGCCTGCTGCTCGGCCTAAGGCCGGCGCCCGCTCCGCTCCCCGCGGGACACGCGGCGGTCGAGCAGTCCGAGTAG
- a CDS encoding transposase encodes MAATGPLPRRVRDQFNGILWRFRTGSGWRDVPERYGPWSTLYSRFNGWAKAGVFQGLMEALIAEAALRGQVGLEVVSVDSTIVRAHQESAGLAVAGETLDALEQALTEEKGAPPAAQPPVLRVMRRRSHPVRTTRTRRPRRIVPPRGGAERPARRLPGSADPGAG; translated from the coding sequence GTGGCGGCCACCGGGCCGCTTCCTCGGCGGGTGCGTGATCAGTTCAACGGGATCTTGTGGCGGTTTCGCACCGGGTCGGGCTGGCGTGACGTGCCGGAACGGTATGGGCCGTGGTCCACGCTCTACTCCCGGTTCAACGGCTGGGCCAAGGCCGGGGTGTTCCAGGGGTTGATGGAAGCGCTGATCGCCGAGGCCGCTTTGCGTGGACAGGTCGGGTTGGAGGTGGTCAGCGTGGACTCCACGATCGTGAGGGCGCATCAGGAGTCGGCCGGGCTGGCGGTCGCCGGGGAGACCCTGGATGCGCTGGAACAGGCACTGACCGAGGAAAAGGGGGCTCCGCCGGCGGCGCAGCCACCAGTGCTGCGAGTGATGCGCCGCAGGTCACACCCGGTGCGGACAACGCGGACACGTCGCCCGCGCCGGATCGTGCCGCCACGCGGCGGCGCCGAAAGGCCCGCCCGGCGGCTGCCGGGCTCGGCCGATCCCGGGGCGGGCTGA